One window from the genome of Dyadobacter sp. CECT 9275 encodes:
- the pnuC gene encoding nicotinamide riboside transporter PnuC, producing the protein MIDWLNHSISLAGLATTPLEILGFITGAICVYLNTRQNVLGWFFGIINAVLYAVVFWQVHLYADMGLQGYYFLTSIYGWWIWLFGGTSHDGIRVTRTPARLYGVFAAIFIGTTLLWGYLLGTYTNASLTYADSALTVASLIGQWMMARKYLENWLIWIAADACYVGMYFYKGLHLTAVLYFVFLILAWMGYVGWKKDLSQTILE; encoded by the coding sequence ATGATTGACTGGTTAAATCATTCCATTTCCCTTGCAGGGCTCGCTACTACCCCACTTGAGATACTGGGTTTTATAACCGGTGCGATCTGTGTGTACCTTAATACCCGGCAAAATGTACTGGGCTGGTTTTTCGGTATTATTAATGCCGTACTATACGCTGTAGTTTTCTGGCAGGTACACCTGTATGCGGATATGGGGCTACAGGGATACTATTTTTTGACAAGTATTTATGGATGGTGGATATGGCTATTTGGCGGAACCAGCCATGACGGGATCCGGGTCACCCGGACACCAGCAAGGCTCTATGGGGTTTTTGCGGCTATTTTCATCGGGACTACTTTGCTCTGGGGATATCTGCTGGGTACTTATACCAACGCCAGCCTCACTTATGCGGATTCCGCGCTCACCGTCGCCAGTCTGATCGGTCAATGGATGATGGCGCGGAAGTATCTGGAAAACTGGCTGATATGGATCGCGGCTGATGCCTGTTACGTTGGTATGTATTTTTATAAGGGCCTGCACCTTACAGCCGTATTATATTTTGTATTCCTCATCCTGGCCTGGATGGGATATGTCGGTTGGAAAAAGGACTTGAGCCAAACGATCCTGGAATAA
- a CDS encoding barstar family protein, translated as MKNTHFFLTTNPETVSKTFPEAFIGILDGKKTTSLKDFYEEIAVTMNFPEDAGNNLDALDELLNDLDWIEQEKVIILITNSADWLQKERSTDKILTIIDILDATAEDWKWMDEDEEVHKKELKIIFDDSARIRTLLEEQEIRFKII; from the coding sequence ATGAAAAATACACATTTTTTTCTCACCACAAACCCCGAAACGGTTTCCAAAACATTTCCAGAAGCATTTATCGGTATACTGGATGGGAAAAAAACAACTTCACTAAAAGACTTTTATGAGGAAATAGCTGTAACCATGAATTTTCCGGAAGATGCCGGCAACAACCTGGATGCCCTGGATGAACTCCTGAACGACCTGGACTGGATAGAACAGGAAAAGGTCATTATCCTTATCACCAACTCCGCTGACTGGCTTCAGAAGGAACGCTCTACCGATAAAATCCTGACCATTATTGATATCCTGGATGCAACGGCTGAGGACTGGAAATGGATGGACGAGGATGAAGAGGTGCACAAAAAAGAACTCAAAATTATTTTCGACGATTCTGCCCGCATCCGGACCTTGCTGGAAGAACAGGAAATTCGGTTTAAAATAATATAA
- a CDS encoding ribonuclease domain-containing protein: MKERIAAGLYKTFILLLLISLPALSLPGNNSLQNNGTAQNQQTQRKNQKVPLKAYKVLNYIRAHGKAPEGHIGGRKFGNYEKLLPINGPDGRPMKYREWDVNPKKPEKNRGPERLVTSADQRAWYTSDHYSSFTEIK, encoded by the coding sequence ATGAAAGAACGGATAGCTGCCGGTTTGTACAAAACCTTTATTTTACTGCTCCTGATATCACTCCCGGCTCTGAGCTTGCCCGGGAACAATTCTCTTCAAAATAACGGAACAGCGCAAAATCAGCAGACTCAGCGGAAAAATCAAAAGGTACCTCTAAAGGCCTATAAGGTTTTAAATTACATCAGGGCCCATGGAAAAGCCCCTGAAGGGCATATTGGCGGCAGAAAATTCGGAAACTATGAAAAGCTGCTTCCGATTAACGGCCCTGACGGGCGCCCGATGAAATACCGGGAATGGGATGTAAACCCCAAAAAACCTGAAAAAAACAGAGGCCCGGAACGCCTCGTCACCAGCGCGGACCAAAGAGCCTGGTATACAAGTGACCATTACAGTTCTTTTACAGAGATCAAATAA
- a CDS encoding muconolactone Delta-isomerase family protein, translating to MSQYMVEIMLPAVMSEEFTARIPAQRKKINEMMEQGRLMSYALSDDYSKLWCVVRAESEFEVMTLISEFPLIDFMDPKISKLMFNNVVALRLPMFSLN from the coding sequence ATGAGCCAATATATGGTTGAAATTATGCTTCCGGCCGTGATGTCGGAAGAATTTACAGCGAGGATACCAGCTCAGAGAAAGAAAATCAATGAGATGATGGAACAGGGGCGGCTGATGTCTTACGCATTGTCCGACGATTATTCCAAACTCTGGTGTGTGGTTAGGGCTGAAAGTGAATTTGAGGTGATGACTCTCATTTCAGAGTTTCCGCTGATAGATTTCATGGATCCTAAAATCAGCAAACTGATGTTCAACAACGTGGTTGCACTCAGGCTGCCGATGTTCTCTTTAAATTAA
- a CDS encoding RNA polymerase sigma factor, whose protein sequence is MIFNEQDLVIGCKQRNRVAQKQLYDVYGGKLFAICLRYTKNRTDAEDVLQEAFIKIYENIDSFRNDSPLEYWLRSVAVNTALNHLRQQKYWKEFDDIDVHQNGIADTEITLGDFHMQQLMVFIKELPAGCQTIFNLYAIEGYQHNEIAQKLGISEGTSKSQYARARGLLQQKLNKEKRFDDGSVRKTQF, encoded by the coding sequence ATGATATTTAACGAACAGGATTTGGTGATAGGCTGCAAACAGCGTAACCGCGTCGCCCAGAAACAGCTTTATGATGTTTATGGGGGAAAGTTGTTTGCTATATGCCTGAGATATACCAAAAACCGTACGGATGCAGAGGATGTCCTGCAGGAAGCGTTTATCAAAATATATGAGAATATAGATTCCTTCAGAAACGATTCCCCGCTGGAATACTGGTTAAGATCAGTAGCAGTGAATACCGCCCTGAACCACCTGAGACAGCAGAAGTACTGGAAAGAATTTGACGACATAGACGTGCACCAGAACGGCATTGCAGATACAGAAATCACACTGGGCGATTTTCACATGCAGCAGCTGATGGTCTTTATTAAAGAGTTACCGGCCGGGTGCCAGACCATTTTTAATCTCTATGCCATTGAGGGATATCAGCATAATGAAATTGCCCAGAAATTAGGAATATCAGAAGGAACCTCCAAGTCGCAATATGCACGGGCAAGAGGCTTACTTCAGCAGAAATTGAATAAAGAAAAAAGATTTGATGATGGATCCGTCCGAAAAACACAGTTTTGA
- a CDS encoding autotransporter outer membrane beta-barrel domain-containing protein, with translation MMDPSEKHSFEEQWKRVFEEASEIPPKSVWEGIEAHLDRDEDKIVPLPWWNSSKVWYVAASLAALLLVGAGIWYNNASTIIRHHSPVAVRESGKTTASTEKEAEITAHAKEQANSGIEETAEKPGEPVAAATSASVATAGAERGSNESSSRISDDVAAKEGSQLAQANEKVSPDEMADRNGFAAIRSSGLPDRNETSGLEKHAAPAESAVIALLEQSTETVSPGILSPVGMKELDVHVQKRYVFFRPAMQEELPALPKAKKEYWAGVSFMPATFSPDIKVKSAPQNFSSVAIASQKATSGSSKEGFSYAYQTSGGVKLSKHWSMELGVSYLTGNSSYEGGGYLLNLSSDGQPTNVLESAYAGINSSKTQNSPSFGDNKSNNLYINVTKDIRNDYRYLQMPVQAGFTLNPNGKWSYSLLGGLMANFFLRNDLESASGAIITTTAADDVYKAVNLAATTGLRLNYKLSTRWRANLTGSYQKAIDSGIRSNQSLDSKPYLYGVSWGVRYSF, from the coding sequence ATGATGGATCCGTCCGAAAAACACAGTTTTGAAGAACAGTGGAAGAGGGTCTTTGAAGAAGCCTCCGAAATACCTCCTAAATCTGTTTGGGAAGGAATAGAGGCGCATCTGGACCGTGATGAAGATAAAATTGTTCCGTTACCGTGGTGGAATTCTTCCAAGGTATGGTACGTGGCTGCGTCATTGGCTGCGCTGCTACTGGTTGGCGCGGGTATCTGGTATAACAACGCTTCGACCATCATTCGGCACCATAGCCCGGTAGCTGTAAGGGAATCTGGTAAAACTACTGCCTCCACGGAAAAGGAAGCAGAAATTACTGCGCACGCAAAAGAACAGGCAAACTCCGGAATTGAAGAAACAGCTGAAAAGCCTGGGGAACCGGTGGCTGCTGCAACCAGTGCGTCTGTAGCAACTGCCGGGGCTGAAAGAGGTTCAAACGAAAGCAGTAGCAGGATATCGGATGATGTTGCTGCAAAAGAAGGCAGTCAGCTTGCCCAGGCTAATGAAAAGGTATCTCCAGACGAAATGGCAGATCGGAACGGTTTTGCCGCGATTAGGAGCAGCGGATTACCTGACAGAAATGAAACCTCCGGGTTGGAAAAACACGCAGCTCCGGCCGAAAGCGCGGTGATTGCATTGCTCGAACAAAGTACTGAAACAGTATCTCCGGGAATACTGTCACCGGTGGGGATGAAAGAACTGGATGTGCATGTGCAGAAGCGGTATGTTTTTTTCCGCCCGGCTATGCAAGAGGAGCTACCCGCCTTACCAAAAGCTAAAAAGGAATATTGGGCGGGCGTAAGTTTTATGCCAGCCACTTTCAGCCCGGATATAAAGGTTAAATCCGCTCCTCAAAACTTTTCGAGCGTAGCAATCGCCAGCCAGAAGGCTACCTCAGGCTCGAGTAAAGAAGGGTTTTCATATGCCTATCAGACTTCGGGAGGTGTAAAACTATCAAAACATTGGTCCATGGAACTGGGAGTGAGTTACCTGACCGGAAATTCCAGTTACGAAGGGGGGGGGTATCTTTTAAATCTGTCGTCCGACGGGCAGCCTACCAATGTTCTGGAGTCTGCCTATGCGGGAATCAACTCCAGTAAAACCCAAAACAGTCCATCTTTTGGAGACAATAAGAGTAATAACTTGTATATCAATGTAACCAAGGATATACGGAACGATTACCGATACCTGCAGATGCCTGTGCAGGCAGGCTTTACGCTTAATCCAAACGGAAAATGGAGTTACTCGCTTTTGGGCGGATTGATGGCCAATTTCTTTCTGAGAAATGACCTGGAATCGGCAAGCGGTGCTATCATCACCACCACAGCTGCGGATGATGTATACAAAGCCGTGAATCTGGCAGCTACCACAGGCCTCCGGCTGAACTACAAACTTAGTACCAGATGGCGGGCAAATCTTACCGGCTCTTACCAAAAAGCGATTGACTCGGGCATACGTTCCAATCAAAGTCTGGACTCAAAACCTTATCTGTACGGGGTTTCCTGGGGAGTCAGGTATTCTTTTTGA
- a CDS encoding serpin family protein has protein sequence MINIVRKGIIVSIFLSGLMIGCTSDEGVNPPNQVNNVEIPAVVSNGTTDFAVDLFKNLQQAEPAEENLFVSPLSLHIALGMLLNGAENETAAEILKTLKMEGISIQDLNKAYNTLLNDLPVADSRVALGLANSVWYKSGFTVETDFQNILKQTFNADITGLPFDDAAKDKINKWASDHTNGKIKSVIEQINPQHVMFLLNALYFKGDWKYQFDTKNTLDTPFTLQNGTAKQVKMMYTKADLKAAAGTDYNAVQLPYGNGQFNMTLIIPKGDKKIGDIISGLTAGDWQDLQANRLSEQNVEVGLPKFSLEYSANLNAVLEQMGIKKVFTDAAELGKINRSADLFVDFVKQDTYLAIDEKGTEAAAVTSIGIGLTSAGPEKPRYVCDRPFGLIISEKTSNTILFMGRIMNPESK, from the coding sequence ATGATAAACATTGTAAGAAAAGGAATTATTGTGTCAATATTCCTGTCCGGCCTGATGATCGGATGTACATCAGATGAGGGAGTCAATCCGCCGAACCAGGTGAATAACGTGGAGATTCCGGCGGTGGTTTCCAATGGTACCACTGACTTCGCTGTTGATCTTTTCAAAAATCTTCAGCAGGCCGAACCGGCGGAGGAGAACTTATTTGTATCGCCCCTCAGCCTTCATATTGCACTGGGTATGTTGCTCAATGGTGCTGAAAATGAAACGGCAGCTGAAATTCTTAAAACACTGAAAATGGAAGGAATTTCCATCCAGGATTTGAATAAAGCGTATAACACTTTGCTGAATGATCTGCCCGTTGCAGATTCACGTGTTGCCCTGGGGCTTGCCAATTCGGTCTGGTATAAAAGTGGATTTACGGTCGAAACGGATTTCCAGAATATACTTAAGCAAACTTTCAATGCTGACATCACAGGTTTGCCTTTCGATGACGCGGCCAAGGATAAGATCAATAAGTGGGCGAGTGACCATACCAACGGAAAGATCAAAAGTGTGATCGAACAGATCAATCCCCAGCATGTCATGTTCTTATTAAATGCCTTGTATTTCAAAGGCGACTGGAAATACCAGTTTGACACAAAAAATACACTTGATACTCCCTTTACCCTGCAAAATGGTACAGCAAAACAGGTTAAAATGATGTATACAAAAGCGGACCTGAAAGCAGCGGCGGGAACAGATTATAACGCCGTTCAGCTTCCTTACGGCAACGGGCAGTTTAATATGACTCTGATCATACCAAAAGGAGATAAGAAAATAGGTGATATCATTTCAGGTTTAACAGCCGGTGACTGGCAGGATCTCCAGGCTAACCGTCTTTCTGAACAAAATGTTGAAGTAGGCCTTCCAAAGTTCTCACTTGAATATTCCGCAAATCTGAATGCGGTACTGGAGCAGATGGGGATCAAAAAGGTGTTTACCGATGCCGCTGAACTTGGCAAAATCAATAGGTCGGCGGATTTGTTCGTGGACTTTGTGAAGCAGGATACTTATCTGGCCATTGATGAAAAGGGAACGGAGGCGGCAGCGGTTACTTCAATAGGAATAGGCTTAACGTCAGCAGGTCCGGAAAAGCCACGCTATGTCTGCGATCGCCCTTTTGGGCTGATAATAAGCGAGAAAACATCCAATACCATCCTTTTCATGGGAAGAATCATGAACCCGGAGAGCAAGTAG
- a CDS encoding LVIVD repeat-containing protein: MKARILQLLIMVLTIIFWSCNDQCKETRITRRLTRVTRSMAEIRQSLKAETPRAMKRPGKLYVKGSYLFINEVKEGIHIIDNSDTSNPRFISFIAIPGNGDIAIRNNILFADSFADLVSIDITDPVSPKEVGRFENVFQNGQFDGVWWGFSAVNGVIQDNAIEDYNIDFVTETVTTNCEENTVYPYLERYFDSFSGVASFNKAGSSAGAASAGNSSGKAGSMARFALENDYLYTVSQSNLHVFNISKPETPSNFSSTNIGWNIETIFPHEDKLFIGSSTGMFIFDNSNPAQPKQLSVFRHGNACDPVVVQDNIAYVTLRTGTSCAGTQNQMDLVDVSDGASPKLITTYQMQNPHGLSIDFPTLYLCEGEFGLKVFDATDKMAIDKNLISHFQNMDAYDVISLGKTLLMIGKDGFYQYDASDRKNLRLLSKIPVAL; this comes from the coding sequence ATGAAAGCAAGAATTTTACAATTATTGATTATGGTATTAACCATAATCTTCTGGTCCTGCAACGATCAATGCAAGGAAACACGCATTACCCGCCGCCTGACGCGTGTGACACGCTCGATGGCTGAGATACGGCAATCACTTAAAGCAGAAACGCCCCGCGCCATGAAAAGACCGGGAAAGTTGTATGTCAAAGGGAGTTATCTTTTTATTAACGAGGTCAAGGAGGGGATTCACATTATAGACAACAGTGATACCTCGAACCCGAGGTTTATATCCTTTATCGCCATTCCAGGAAACGGAGATATAGCCATTCGTAACAACATTTTGTTTGCTGACAGCTTCGCGGATCTGGTTTCCATTGACATCACTGACCCGGTCAGCCCGAAAGAAGTGGGACGTTTTGAAAATGTATTTCAAAACGGGCAGTTTGACGGAGTCTGGTGGGGATTCAGTGCGGTCAACGGAGTGATTCAGGACAATGCGATTGAAGATTATAACATTGATTTTGTCACAGAAACCGTCACAACCAACTGTGAGGAAAATACGGTCTATCCTTATTTGGAGCGGTATTTTGACTCATTTTCGGGCGTTGCGTCTTTTAATAAAGCAGGATCTTCCGCCGGGGCGGCTTCCGCAGGGAACTCCTCGGGAAAGGCCGGTTCCATGGCACGTTTTGCTTTGGAAAATGACTACTTATATACAGTCAGCCAGAGCAATCTTCACGTTTTCAACATCAGTAAACCTGAAACACCGTCCAATTTTTCATCAACGAATATTGGCTGGAACATAGAAACGATATTTCCTCATGAGGACAAGCTTTTCATCGGATCCTCTACCGGAATGTTCATTTTTGATAACAGCAATCCCGCCCAGCCGAAACAACTGTCGGTTTTTCGGCACGGAAATGCGTGCGATCCTGTGGTGGTTCAGGATAACATTGCTTATGTCACCCTGCGTACCGGGACGTCTTGCGCAGGGACGCAAAATCAGATGGACCTTGTGGATGTAAGTGACGGGGCCTCTCCCAAACTGATCACAACTTATCAGATGCAAAATCCGCATGGATTAAGTATCGACTTCCCGACCTTGTACCTTTGTGAGGGTGAATTTGGGTTAAAAGTTTTTGATGCCACGGATAAAATGGCAATTGACAAAAATCTCATTTCGCATTTCCAGAATATGGACGCCTATGATGTTATTTCGTTGGGAAAAACATTGCTGATGATTGGAAAGGACGGTTTTTACCAGTATGACGCCAGCGACAGGAAAAACTTACGGTTGCTCAGTAAAATCCCGGTAGCACTATGA
- a CDS encoding META domain-containing protein translates to MKNLVSVLSMFLVFGLTAFQCEREKNCCVPPICSEKNTLTGTWQLEYYENRSNGEKEYNPESDRQGVVYTFTDNNKEGKIEGHTAVNTISGSYKLSDGCTLEITAFGGTKVGEPGWSNKAWLSASEKYFYQITGTRLRIGTFSGSTQMVFQLVK, encoded by the coding sequence ATGAAAAATCTGGTTTCAGTATTGAGTATGTTTTTAGTTTTTGGCCTCACCGCTTTTCAGTGCGAAAGAGAGAAAAACTGCTGCGTTCCGCCGATATGCAGCGAAAAGAATACTTTAACAGGTACCTGGCAGCTGGAATATTACGAAAACAGGTCCAACGGAGAAAAGGAATATAATCCCGAGTCAGACAGGCAGGGTGTGGTTTATACCTTTACGGATAACAACAAGGAAGGCAAAATTGAAGGCCATACCGCTGTAAATACGATTTCCGGTAGTTACAAGCTGTCGGACGGATGTACACTAGAAATTACCGCGTTTGGCGGGACAAAAGTGGGAGAGCCCGGGTGGAGTAACAAGGCGTGGCTGTCGGCTTCTGAAAAATACTTTTACCAGATTACAGGTACCAGGTTGCGCATTGGTACTTTCAGCGGAAGTACTCAAATGGTTTTTCAGCTGGTCAAATAG
- a CDS encoding glycosyltransferase family protein, whose amino-acid sequence MMRIVFLVQGEGRGHLTQAIALGQMLRSAGHVVAGVMVGKSPGRVIPSFFYDQILAPVYDFDAPNIIYNANGNGINLKKTVLTHLGYLPKYLRSLRCIHRKVKDLQPDLIISFYEIYSGLYNLVYGTRVPMVCIAHQYLLLHPAFTFPVDSRFDKNVINFNSKATSWLAAKRLALSFRPLPSREDLKITVVPPLLRKEIQYLQPVEGDFFLVYMTHHSLSNQIISWHKAHPKVQLQCFWDNADEPEELRLDDTLIFHQINSEKYLNLLTTCKALVTTAGFESVCEAMYLGKPVMMVPVPHHFEQQCNAIDGVISGAGVSSQTFDLSVIMEYLPRHTDQSARFRSWYHQGEAMFISEIEACRNDLHAPQKSSSETLLAQEF is encoded by the coding sequence ATGATGCGTATTGTATTTCTGGTACAGGGTGAAGGGCGAGGACATTTGACGCAGGCCATTGCGCTGGGACAAATGCTACGGTCAGCAGGTCATGTGGTGGCAGGTGTGATGGTCGGGAAATCACCGGGCCGGGTCATTCCATCTTTTTTTTACGATCAGATCCTGGCACCAGTCTACGACTTTGACGCTCCCAATATTATTTATAATGCCAATGGAAACGGCATCAATCTAAAAAAAACCGTTCTCACTCACCTGGGATACCTCCCCAAATATCTTCGGAGTTTACGGTGTATACATCGTAAGGTGAAAGATTTACAGCCCGATCTGATCATCAGTTTCTACGAAATTTATAGCGGCCTCTACAATCTTGTTTATGGCACCCGGGTACCTATGGTCTGTATTGCGCATCAGTACCTGTTGCTGCATCCCGCATTTACCTTCCCTGTGGATAGCCGGTTCGACAAAAATGTTATCAATTTTAATTCCAAAGCTACTTCCTGGCTTGCTGCCAAGCGTCTTGCCCTATCTTTCAGGCCTCTGCCTTCACGGGAAGATCTTAAAATAACGGTCGTTCCACCGCTGCTGCGAAAAGAAATTCAATACCTGCAGCCTGTCGAAGGCGATTTTTTTCTAGTGTACATGACCCACCACAGCCTGAGTAACCAGATCATCTCCTGGCACAAGGCACACCCGAAAGTGCAGCTTCAGTGCTTTTGGGATAATGCGGATGAACCAGAAGAGCTGCGCCTGGACGACACCCTTATTTTTCATCAGATCAACAGTGAAAAATACCTGAACCTTCTGACGACCTGTAAAGCATTAGTCACGACGGCTGGTTTTGAATCCGTTTGTGAGGCTATGTACCTGGGGAAGCCGGTGATGATGGTACCTGTTCCTCACCATTTTGAGCAGCAATGCAACGCCATTGACGGGGTAATTTCCGGAGCCGGAGTCTCTTCGCAAACTTTTGACCTCTCCGTGATCATGGAATACCTGCCCAGGCATACTGACCAGTCGGCCCGCTTCCGGAGCTGGTACCATCAGGGAGAAGCCATGTTCATCAGCGAAATTGAAGCCTGCAGGAATGACCTGCACGCTCCTCAAAAATCATCTTCCGAAACCCTGCTGGCTCAGGAGTTCTGA
- a CDS encoding UDP-2,3-diacylglucosamine diphosphatase, producing MGDKTHFKTIIISDLHLGAGGSKADEVTAFLKSYTCKKLILNGDIIDAWQLKKYGVWKRKHTLFFKRVLKMIEENNTKVIYIRGNHDDFLDQIIPLRLGKHFQIRKDYILNSGNQRFYVTHGDVFDSITTHLKWLAYLGDIGYTFLLWVNKFYNKYREWRGLPYYSLSQRIKQSVKLAVNYMSDFEEKLTELARSRGCDGVICGHIHQPALREIDGIMYMNSGDWVETLSALVEDFDGNWNLLYYNQSMSKTEKMDVDAPPFRETSFRVVEKQVAFTGISTDHKKRLG from the coding sequence ATGGGAGATAAAACTCATTTCAAAACGATAATCATTTCGGATCTGCACCTGGGAGCAGGTGGTTCCAAGGCAGATGAAGTAACTGCTTTTCTTAAAAGCTATACCTGCAAAAAACTGATACTTAACGGGGATATCATTGATGCCTGGCAACTGAAAAAATATGGTGTCTGGAAACGGAAACATACCCTGTTTTTCAAAAGGGTACTGAAAATGATTGAAGAAAACAACACGAAGGTGATCTACATCCGTGGAAACCATGACGATTTTCTTGATCAGATCATCCCGCTACGACTTGGCAAACATTTTCAGATCAGAAAGGATTATATCCTTAATTCGGGTAACCAGCGGTTTTATGTAACACATGGAGATGTTTTTGACTCCATTACTACCCATCTGAAATGGCTTGCCTACCTGGGAGATATCGGATATACCTTTTTGCTATGGGTAAACAAATTCTATAACAAATACCGCGAATGGCGGGGCCTGCCCTACTATTCGCTGTCGCAGCGGATTAAACAATCCGTAAAACTGGCGGTGAACTACATGTCCGATTTTGAAGAAAAACTGACCGAACTCGCCCGTTCACGCGGCTGTGACGGGGTGATCTGCGGACACATACACCAGCCGGCTTTGAGAGAAATTGACGGGATTATGTATATGAATTCAGGAGACTGGGTGGAGACGTTAAGTGCGCTGGTGGAAGACTTTGACGGAAACTGGAATCTGCTATACTACAACCAGAGCATGTCCAAAACGGAAAAAATGGATGTAGATGCTCCGCCTTTCCGGGAAACCAGTTTCAGAGTCGTGGAAAAGCAGGTTGCTTTCACCGGTATTTCAACCGATCACAAAAAAAGGCTGGGATAA
- a CDS encoding energy transducer TonB: MKKLVLLLTLISSICQGQKIYQPGEVESMAEPAGSGALLNEFISSNVQVPFRSSYQGMNARVFIRGVVETDGSMSAIEIIKGQDSLCNLEAIRVMGLYKAWKPGRVKNEPVRQYVNYSIPFKAATVADFDSTAWAIIMYYDSKFRKLDQPAGAEYRSVLPLDEDGNVKADIVYHQQMGRGKWKEVSRIPFKKEEFWYSHTETPAKDSIAAFRLSVEDNSQLNYVPVKVFQKNGKLLEYRRFTENRKPDLIKSYYLSGLLRERDIFSDSTCMNTKWFPNGQLASLVQKSAGSGEFSEELQIIQAFKPNGEVQVKEGNGWWRIVGNHGKYVEQGEVQMGKRHGKWIGKLADSTVFYKELYDKGKLLEGVSYKDGKERTYQEKMIQPVFQGGMPAFYQFLGQNIVYPADAARKGVSGRVMISFVVCEDGSLCDYKLEKGVKSDIDQEALRVVQKMDGKWNPGVLRGEKVRVKYNLPVNFQLQ, from the coding sequence ATGAAGAAGCTAGTTTTACTACTCACACTCATCAGCAGTATTTGCCAGGGCCAAAAGATATATCAGCCGGGCGAGGTTGAAAGCATGGCCGAACCGGCCGGTAGCGGAGCACTGTTGAACGAATTTATTTCGTCGAACGTACAGGTACCTTTCCGGTCCTCCTATCAAGGGATGAATGCGCGGGTTTTTATAAGGGGTGTAGTTGAAACGGATGGTTCCATGTCGGCCATCGAAATTATTAAGGGACAGGATTCCCTGTGCAACCTGGAGGCAATCCGTGTGATGGGACTATATAAAGCCTGGAAGCCGGGCAGGGTGAAAAATGAGCCGGTCCGGCAGTATGTGAATTACAGCATACCTTTCAAAGCCGCTACAGTTGCTGATTTTGATAGTACGGCCTGGGCAATAATCATGTATTACGACAGTAAGTTCAGGAAGCTGGACCAGCCTGCGGGTGCCGAATACCGGAGTGTTCTTCCACTGGATGAGGACGGAAACGTAAAGGCAGACATTGTGTATCACCAGCAGATGGGCAGAGGCAAATGGAAGGAAGTTTCGCGTATACCTTTCAAGAAAGAAGAGTTCTGGTATAGTCACACAGAGACCCCGGCTAAGGATTCCATTGCTGCCTTTAGGCTCTCAGTCGAAGATAATTCGCAGTTGAATTATGTACCTGTTAAGGTGTTTCAAAAGAACGGGAAGCTGCTGGAATACCGCCGGTTTACGGAGAACAGGAAACCGGATCTTATTAAATCGTACTATTTAAGTGGCTTGCTCAGGGAAAGGGATATCTTCTCGGACTCTACGTGCATGAATACCAAATGGTTTCCAAATGGCCAACTGGCGAGTCTGGTGCAGAAATCGGCAGGGAGTGGAGAGTTTTCAGAAGAGCTACAGATTATCCAGGCATTTAAGCCCAACGGAGAGGTACAGGTAAAAGAAGGAAACGGGTGGTGGAGGATTGTGGGTAACCATGGAAAATATGTGGAGCAGGGTGAAGTACAGATGGGCAAACGACACGGAAAATGGATAGGCAAGCTGGCAGACAGTACCGTATTCTATAAAGAGCTTTATGACAAAGGAAAGCTGCTGGAAGGTGTGAGTTATAAGGACGGTAAGGAAAGGACTTATCAGGAGAAAATGATACAGCCCGTTTTTCAGGGAGGGATGCCCGCCTTTTACCAGTTCTTAGGGCAAAATATCGTGTATCCTGCTGATGCGGCCAGGAAAGGGGTGTCCGGAAGGGTTATGATTTCGTTCGTGGTTTGTGAAGATGGCAGCCTGTGTGATTATAAACTGGAAAAAGGAGTAAAATCTGACATAGATCAGGAGGCACTCCGGGTGGTACAGAAAATGGATGGAAAATGGAACCCCGGCGTGTTGCGGGGAGAGAAAGTACGAGTGAAATATAACCTTCCTGTTAATTTTCAATTGCAGTAG